A single window of Methylobacterium nodulans ORS 2060 DNA harbors:
- a CDS encoding 5-formyltetrahydrofolate cyclo-ligase — translation MSDTPAVTSAKASLRREALARRDGLDAAFRAQASRRIAETVLAMPDLAGPDLVSAYWPIRSEVDVRPLIAALRARGQAVALPQITPEGLVFRRVAQGDALQVGGFGLSEPGPDAPVVRPRALLVPLAAFDRRGHRIGYGKGYYDRALAALAREGPILAVGIAFAVQEIGCVPDGPYDHGLDRIVTEAGVIAPTGA, via the coding sequence ATGTCCGACACACCGGCTGTTACCTCCGCCAAGGCGTCCCTGCGCAGAGAGGCCCTGGCCCGGCGGGACGGTCTCGATGCCGCCTTTCGGGCGCAGGCCTCGCGGCGCATCGCCGAGACGGTCCTCGCCATGCCCGACCTCGCCGGCCCCGATCTCGTCAGCGCCTATTGGCCGATCCGCAGCGAGGTCGATGTCCGCCCGCTGATCGCGGCCCTGCGGGCCCGCGGCCAGGCGGTGGCCCTGCCGCAGATCACCCCCGAGGGGCTCGTCTTCCGGCGCGTCGCGCAGGGCGACGCGCTGCAGGTAGGCGGGTTCGGCCTCAGCGAGCCGGGGCCGGATGCGCCCGTGGTGCGTCCCCGCGCCCTCCTGGTGCCGCTCGCCGCCTTCGACCGGCGCGGCCACCGCATCGGCTACGGCAAGGGCTATTACGATCGGGCGCTCGCCGCGCTGGCGCGGGAAGGCCCGATCCTCGCCGTCGGGATCGCCTTCGCGGTCCAGGAGATCGGCTGCGTGCCCGACGGCCCCTACGACCACGGGCTCGATCGCATCGTCACGGAAGCGGGCGTGATCGCGCCCACCGGAGCCTGA
- a CDS encoding MotA/TolQ/ExbB proton channel family protein: MAASAASPPLTSPRIYLVRMVVFLILVGFLAFVLYRQIVPAFLANPGLNGLILGVLFIAVLLAFGQVQRLFREIRFVNRTVMQETGAGEPRVLSALAPTLREAAAGQPIPPSVFRPLLDSVVSRLDEGRDILRYIAGILILLGLLGTFWGLIDTLSAVGNVIRSMRAGGGDAAVMFDELKSGLAVPLSGIGLAFSASLFGLAGSLTIGFLDLQAGQAHTRFSHELEDWFVARAGPEPVQGAIQPARTSEASLRDLAEAVTRLSSLVGDSTGNSRASTQAMANLAEGIQGLVQHMRAEQQMIRDWVEAQASRERELKQVLDRLSRERVE, translated from the coding sequence ATGGCGGCGAGTGCTGCGTCCCCTCCCCTGACATCGCCCCGGATCTATCTCGTCCGCATGGTGGTGTTCCTGATCCTGGTCGGTTTCCTGGCCTTCGTGCTCTACCGCCAGATCGTCCCCGCCTTCCTGGCGAATCCGGGCCTCAACGGGTTGATCCTGGGCGTTCTCTTCATCGCCGTCCTGCTCGCCTTCGGGCAGGTGCAGCGTCTCTTCCGCGAGATCCGATTCGTCAACCGCACGGTGATGCAGGAGACCGGGGCGGGCGAGCCGCGGGTGCTCTCGGCGCTCGCGCCCACCCTGCGCGAGGCGGCGGCGGGGCAGCCCATCCCGCCCTCCGTCTTCCGCCCGCTGCTCGATTCCGTGGTCTCCCGCCTCGACGAGGGCCGCGACATCCTGCGCTACATCGCCGGCATCCTCATCCTGCTCGGCCTGCTCGGCACCTTCTGGGGCCTCATCGACACGCTCTCGGCGGTGGGCAACGTCATCCGCTCAATGCGCGCGGGCGGGGGCGACGCGGCCGTGATGTTCGACGAGCTGAAGAGCGGGCTCGCCGTGCCGCTCTCCGGCATCGGCCTCGCCTTCTCGGCCTCGCTGTTCGGCCTCGCCGGCTCGCTCACCATCGGCTTCCTCGATCTTCAGGCGGGGCAGGCCCATACGCGCTTCTCCCACGAGCTGGAGGATTGGTTCGTCGCTCGCGCCGGCCCCGAACCGGTGCAAGGCGCCATCCAGCCGGCGCGGACCTCGGAAGCCTCGCTGCGCGACCTCGCCGAGGCGGTCACGCGGCTCTCCAGCCTCGTCGGCGACAGCACCGGCAACAGCCGCGCCAGCACCCAGGCCATGGCCAATCTCGCCGAGGGCATCCAGGGCCTCGTCCAGCACATGCGTGCCGAGCAGCAGATGATCCGCGACTGGGTCGAGGCGCAGGCGAGCCGCGAGCGCGAGCTGAAGCAGGTGCTCGACCGCCTCAGCCGGGAGCGTGTGGAATGA
- a CDS encoding LysE family translocator: protein MTLAGFIAYTGALALAAAIPGPGITALVARALGSGFRSSLFMCLGLVLGDLTYLTAVVLGLALVAQTFGTVFLVIKWLGIAYLAWLAWTFWTSGISAEQVEAGKEKGGLVSSLLAGLTVTLGNPKTMVFYLAITPTIIELNSITLADYGVLAGITIVVLLIVLVPYLMLAAQARWLLRTPRALKALNRTAAVFMGGAAAAIAARQ from the coding sequence ATGACGCTTGCCGGCTTCATTGCCTATACTGGCGCGCTCGCGCTTGCGGCCGCCATTCCCGGTCCGGGCATCACGGCGCTGGTGGCGCGGGCGCTCGGCTCCGGCTTCCGCTCGTCCCTGTTCATGTGCCTCGGCTTGGTCCTCGGCGATCTGACCTATCTGACTGCGGTCGTGCTCGGACTGGCGCTCGTTGCCCAGACCTTCGGCACGGTCTTCCTGGTCATCAAATGGCTGGGCATCGCCTATCTCGCTTGGCTGGCCTGGACGTTCTGGACTAGCGGCATCAGCGCGGAACAGGTTGAAGCCGGAAAGGAGAAGGGCGGATTGGTCTCCAGCCTCCTTGCCGGGCTCACGGTCACGCTCGGCAACCCGAAGACGATGGTCTTCTATCTCGCCATCACGCCGACCATAATCGAGCTGAACTCGATCACCCTGGCCGATTATGGCGTGCTTGCGGGCATCACCATCGTCGTGCTGCTCATCGTGCTGGTGCCCTATCTGATGCTCGCGGCGCAGGCGCGCTGGCTGCTCAGGACACCGCGTGCGCTCAAGGCGCTCAACCGCACCGCCGCCGTGTTCATGGGAGGCGCCGCTGCGGCAATCGCCGCCCGGCAGTGA
- a CDS encoding sugar kinase produces MRVACIGECMVELAERPDGALSRGFGGDTLNTALYLARLGVPVDYVTALGDDPWSEEMAQAWAREGIGLGRVRRLPGRMPGLYIIRTDATGERSFHYWRDSAAARDLFTEPEAAATRAALETYDVAYLSGISLSLYGEAGRAALGETLAALRARGGRVAFDTNYRPRGWPDREQARAVFRDAMAAADLIFASVEDLDWLYGETGEDEVLRHRGRAEIVLKESSARTPTARVLHGEAEENVAAEPVAEVVDTTAAGDSFAAGYLAARLAGLPPREAAVCGHRLAGAVIRHRGAVIPASAMPTLPFGPAGETQ; encoded by the coding sequence ATGAGGGTGGCCTGCATCGGCGAGTGCATGGTGGAGCTGGCCGAGCGTCCGGACGGGGCGCTCTCCCGCGGGTTCGGCGGCGACACCCTCAACACCGCCCTGTATCTCGCGCGGCTCGGCGTCCCGGTCGACTACGTGACGGCCCTGGGGGACGACCCCTGGAGCGAGGAGATGGCGCAGGCCTGGGCGCGCGAGGGAATCGGCCTCGGGCGCGTGCGTCGCCTGCCCGGCCGCATGCCGGGCCTCTACATCATCCGCACGGATGCGACGGGCGAGCGCAGCTTCCACTACTGGCGGGACAGCGCCGCCGCGCGCGACCTGTTCACGGAGCCGGAAGCCGCCGCGACGCGGGCGGCGCTCGAAACCTACGACGTCGCCTATCTCTCGGGCATCAGCCTGTCGCTCTACGGCGAGGCCGGCCGGGCGGCGCTCGGGGAAACCCTCGCGGCTTTGCGCGCCCGGGGCGGCCGGGTGGCGTTCGACACCAACTACCGCCCGCGCGGCTGGCCCGACCGCGAGCAGGCGCGCGCGGTGTTCCGCGACGCGATGGCGGCCGCCGATCTGATCTTCGCCTCGGTCGAGGATCTCGACTGGCTCTACGGAGAGACCGGCGAGGACGAGGTGCTGCGCCATCGCGGCCGGGCCGAGATCGTCCTCAAGGAGAGTAGCGCGCGCACGCCCACGGCGCGCGTTCTGCACGGGGAGGCCGAGGAGAATGTGGCCGCCGAGCCCGTCGCCGAGGTCGTCGACACGACCGCGGCGGGCGACAGCTTCGCGGCGGGCTATCTTGCGGCCCGCCTTGCGGGCCTGCCGCCCCGCGAGGCGGCGGTCTGCGGCCACCGGCTCGCCGGCGCGGTGATCCGACATCGTGGCGCCGTGATCCCCGCATCCGCGATGCCCACCCTGCCCTTCGGGCCCGCAGGAGAGACCCAATGA
- a CDS encoding hybrid sensor histidine kinase/response regulator → MIAGWAVVLTALIYICGLFTVAHWGDVSGRRLMRDERVRPTIYALSLAVYCTSWTFFGSVGLASHSGLDFLTIYVGPVLVIGLGHRLVARVVRIAKAQNSTSIADFVAARYGKSERIAALVCLIAIVGAIPYIALQLRAVAASLQVFLHATDGPGAGVQGLMGDLGLFTALVLAGFAVAFGTRHADATEHQDGLTLAIALESLVKLLAFLVVGGFVAGWVLRDAPVITPEALASGAASLAADTSGPGTIIVQTLLSACAVLLLPRQFHMAVVENRSVADVERAAWTFPLYLVLINLFVVPLAVVGLMLFPDGTVARDMTVLALPLAERADGIALVAFIGGLSAATAMVIVESVAVAIMISNHLVIPVVLRRRPAGGASNLGSVVLGVRRVAIVVVILAAYAYSRVAGEVALASIGLLSFAAVAQIAPAFVGGILWRRGTGLGAVAGLTVGLSVWAYTLLLPSLFGEAASSWAADLLRDGPFGIAALSPTALMGLDELPRLVHGTLWSLGLNTLAYLGFSLLRAPSAIERLQAEAFGHVGARGAPSFRLFRGTLTFGEVRNAVARFLGEERAIRAFEEFFAASGRVPLRPDAVAGLAELRHAEHLLASAIGAASARLALSLLLGRRNVSPRAALRLLDDASAAFQYSRDLLQHGLDHAGQGITVFDRDMTLIAWNRAFADLYDLPNDIIRTGTPLEEIVRFNAARGAYGDRSPDELVRERIAAFRQESGPQRLRLHPSGRVIEIRANPLPNGGVVATYTDVTDAVAAEEARTRLNEELERRVRERTEELTRLNAALTRAKAEAEDANASKTRFLAAASHDILQPLNAARLYAAALVERDRSGDPSLAENVDASLDAVEEILTTLLDISRLDTGALKPQLSAFGVADLLRQIRREFEPMARAKGLRLTVMPCGLAIRSDRLLLRRLLQNLVSNAIKYTPSGRVLVGARRRGDRVELMVCDTGLGIPASKQKLVFQEFQRLDQGAKVARGLGLGLSIVERAARLLDHPLFLRSTPGRGSIFSLSVPLASFSPAPESAAEAPRPASAALSGLSVLAVDNEPAIVDGMARLLTSWGCRVDTAGSIGEAVQRVLAGGLRPDVIVADYHLDEGNGLDLITSLRAALAADVPAVLLTADRSRPVRETAAAQRVHFLTKPLKPAALRALLTRWQAARMAAA, encoded by the coding sequence ATGATCGCGGGCTGGGCGGTGGTGCTGACGGCGCTCATCTACATCTGCGGCCTGTTCACGGTGGCGCATTGGGGCGACGTGTCGGGCCGGCGCCTGATGCGCGACGAACGGGTGCGGCCGACCATCTACGCCCTCTCGCTCGCGGTCTACTGCACCTCGTGGACCTTCTTCGGCTCGGTGGGCCTCGCGAGCCATTCGGGCCTCGACTTCCTGACGATCTATGTCGGCCCCGTCCTGGTGATCGGCCTCGGGCACCGGCTCGTGGCGCGCGTCGTGCGGATCGCCAAGGCGCAGAACTCGACCTCGATCGCCGACTTCGTGGCCGCGCGCTACGGCAAGAGCGAGCGCATCGCGGCTCTCGTCTGCCTCATCGCCATCGTCGGGGCGATCCCCTACATTGCGCTGCAATTGCGGGCGGTCGCGGCCTCGCTCCAGGTCTTCCTGCACGCGACCGACGGGCCCGGCGCCGGCGTCCAGGGCCTGATGGGCGATCTCGGCCTGTTCACGGCGCTGGTGCTCGCGGGCTTTGCGGTCGCCTTCGGCACGCGGCATGCCGACGCGACCGAGCATCAGGACGGGCTCACCCTCGCCATCGCGCTCGAATCCCTGGTGAAGCTCCTGGCCTTCCTGGTGGTCGGCGGCTTCGTGGCCGGCTGGGTGCTGCGCGATGCGCCCGTGATCACGCCCGAAGCGCTGGCGAGCGGCGCTGCCTCGCTGGCCGCCGACACCTCCGGACCGGGGACGATCATCGTCCAGACCCTGCTCTCGGCCTGCGCGGTCCTGCTGCTGCCGCGCCAGTTCCACATGGCGGTGGTCGAGAACCGGTCGGTCGCGGATGTGGAGCGCGCGGCCTGGACCTTCCCGCTCTATCTCGTGCTCATCAACCTCTTCGTCGTGCCCCTCGCGGTGGTCGGGCTGATGCTGTTTCCCGACGGCACCGTGGCACGGGACATGACGGTGCTGGCCCTGCCGCTCGCAGAGCGGGCGGACGGCATCGCGCTCGTCGCCTTCATCGGTGGGCTGTCGGCCGCGACCGCGATGGTGATCGTGGAATCGGTCGCGGTCGCGATCATGATCTCGAACCACCTCGTGATCCCGGTGGTGCTGCGCCGCCGCCCCGCGGGGGGCGCCTCGAATCTCGGCAGCGTGGTGCTGGGGGTGCGCCGTGTCGCCATCGTGGTGGTGATCCTGGCGGCTTACGCCTATTCCCGGGTCGCCGGCGAGGTCGCGCTCGCCTCGATCGGGCTCCTCTCCTTCGCGGCGGTGGCGCAGATCGCTCCGGCCTTCGTCGGCGGCATCCTCTGGCGCCGCGGCACCGGGCTCGGCGCGGTGGCCGGGCTCACGGTCGGCCTGTCCGTCTGGGCCTACACCCTGCTGCTGCCGAGCCTGTTCGGCGAAGCCGCGAGCTCCTGGGCGGCCGATCTCCTCCGGGATGGCCCGTTCGGGATCGCGGCCCTCAGCCCGACCGCCCTGATGGGCCTCGACGAGCTGCCCCGCCTCGTCCACGGCACGCTCTGGAGCCTGGGGCTCAACACGCTCGCCTATCTGGGCTTCTCCCTGCTGCGCGCGCCGAGTGCGATCGAGCGCCTGCAAGCGGAAGCCTTCGGGCACGTGGGGGCGCGGGGGGCCCCGAGCTTCCGCCTGTTTCGCGGCACGCTCACCTTCGGCGAGGTGCGCAACGCCGTGGCGCGCTTCCTCGGCGAGGAACGCGCCATTCGGGCCTTCGAGGAGTTCTTCGCGGCGAGCGGCCGCGTGCCCCTGCGCCCCGATGCGGTGGCGGGCTTGGCCGAGCTGCGCCATGCCGAGCATCTCCTGGCCTCGGCGATCGGGGCGGCCTCGGCCCGGCTCGCGCTCTCGCTGCTGCTCGGGCGGCGCAACGTGTCGCCCCGGGCGGCCCTGCGCCTCCTCGACGACGCCTCCGCGGCCTTCCAGTACAGCCGAGACCTGCTGCAGCACGGGCTCGACCATGCCGGCCAGGGCATCACGGTCTTCGACCGGGACATGACCCTGATCGCCTGGAACCGGGCCTTCGCGGATCTCTACGACCTGCCGAACGACATCATCCGCACGGGCACGCCGCTCGAGGAGATCGTGCGCTTCAACGCCGCCCGCGGCGCCTACGGCGACCGCAGCCCGGACGAGCTCGTGCGCGAGCGCATCGCCGCCTTCCGGCAGGAGAGCGGACCGCAGCGCCTGCGCCTGCATCCGAGCGGGCGGGTGATCGAGATCCGGGCCAACCCGCTGCCGAATGGCGGCGTCGTCGCGACCTACACGGACGTCACCGACGCGGTCGCCGCCGAGGAGGCGCGCACGCGCCTCAACGAGGAGCTGGAGCGCCGGGTGCGCGAGCGGACCGAGGAGCTCACCCGGCTCAACGCGGCGCTCACCCGCGCCAAGGCGGAGGCCGAGGACGCCAATGCCTCGAAGACGCGGTTCCTCGCCGCCGCGAGCCACGACATCCTCCAGCCCCTCAATGCGGCCCGCCTCTATGCCGCCGCCCTGGTGGAGCGGGACCGGTCGGGCGATCCCTCGCTCGCCGAGAATGTCGATGCCTCGCTGGATGCCGTCGAGGAGATCCTCACGACGCTCCTCGACATCTCCCGCCTCGATACCGGCGCGCTCAAGCCGCAGCTCTCGGCCTTCGGCGTCGCGGACCTCCTGCGCCAGATCCGGCGGGAATTCGAGCCGATGGCCCGCGCGAAGGGCCTGCGGCTCACCGTGATGCCCTGCGGGCTCGCCATCCGCTCGGACCGGCTGCTCCTGCGGCGCCTGCTCCAGAACCTCGTCTCGAACGCCATCAAGTACACGCCCTCGGGCCGCGTGCTGGTGGGCGCGAGGCGGCGGGGCGACCGGGTCGAGCTGATGGTCTGCGACACCGGACTCGGCATCCCGGCCTCCAAGCAGAAGCTGGTGTTTCAGGAATTCCAGCGCCTCGACCAGGGCGCCAAGGTCGCCCGCGGCCTCGGCCTCGGCCTGTCGATCGTGGAGCGGGCGGCGCGCCTCCTCGACCATCCGCTGTTCTTACGCTCGACGCCGGGGCGCGGCTCGATCTTCTCGCTCTCGGTGCCGCTCGCCTCCTTCAGCCCGGCGCCGGAATCCGCCGCGGAGGCGCCCCGCCCCGCCAGTGCCGCCCTCTCCGGACTATCCGTGCTCGCCGTCGACAACGAGCCGGCCATCGTGGATGGCATGGCACGGCTCCTGACGAGCTGGGGCTGCAGGGTCGACACGGCCGGCTCCATCGGCGAGGCGGTGCAGCGCGTGCTCGCCGGCGGTCTGCGGCCGGACGTCATCGTGGCCGATTATCACCTCGACGAGGGCAACGGCCTCGACCTGATCACGTCCCTGCGCGCTGCGCTTGCCGCCGACGTGCCGGCCGTGCTGCTCACCGCCGACCGCTCGCGCCCCGTGCGCGAGACCGCCGCGGCGCAGCGGGTTCATTTCCTCACCAAGCCCCTGAAGCCGGCCGCCCTGCGCGCCCTCCTCACCCGGTGGCAGGCGGCGCGGATGGCCGCGGCCTAG
- a CDS encoding TIGR00282 family metallophosphoesterase, which produces MRLLFLGDVVGRPGRNVVADRLPGLRERWRLDCVVVNGENAAGGFGITESICDELLDAGADAVTLGNHSFDQREALVFIARQPRLVRPANYPPGTPGRGATVVETRAGARVLVVNVMGRIFLDALDDPFAAADRELSACPLGAAADAVIVDVHAEATSEKEAFGYFLDGRATLVVGTHTHVPTADHRILPGGTAYQSDAGMCGDFDSVLGMQKDEPLRRFLQKTPGARLEAATGEGTLCGLAVETDDATGLARRVSAVRLGPHLEETWPRHWD; this is translated from the coding sequence ATGCGCCTGCTCTTCCTCGGAGACGTGGTCGGGCGGCCGGGCCGCAACGTGGTCGCCGACCGCCTGCCCGGCCTGCGCGAGCGCTGGAGGCTCGACTGCGTCGTCGTCAACGGCGAGAACGCTGCGGGCGGTTTCGGAATCACGGAATCGATCTGCGACGAATTGCTCGATGCCGGGGCGGATGCGGTCACCCTCGGCAATCATTCCTTCGATCAGCGCGAGGCGCTGGTCTTCATCGCGCGCCAGCCCCGGCTGGTCCGGCCCGCGAACTACCCGCCGGGCACGCCCGGCCGCGGCGCCACCGTGGTCGAGACCCGGGCCGGCGCCCGGGTGCTCGTGGTCAACGTCATGGGCCGGATCTTCCTCGACGCCCTGGACGATCCCTTCGCGGCGGCGGACCGGGAACTCTCGGCCTGCCCGCTCGGCGCCGCCGCCGACGCGGTCATCGTCGATGTCCACGCCGAGGCGACGAGCGAGAAGGAGGCTTTCGGCTACTTCCTCGACGGGCGGGCGACGCTCGTCGTCGGCACCCACACCCATGTTCCCACCGCCGATCACCGCATCCTGCCGGGCGGCACCGCCTACCAGTCGGATGCGGGCATGTGCGGCGACTTCGATTCGGTGCTCGGCATGCAGAAGGACGAGCCTTTGCGCCGCTTCCTGCAGAAGACCCCCGGCGCGCGCCTCGAAGCCGCGACCGGCGAGGGGACCCTCTGCGGCCTCGCGGTCGAGACCGACGACGCCACCGGGCTCGCCCGCCGGGTCTCGGCGGTGCGCCTCGGCCCGCATCTGGAAGAGACCTGGCCCCGCCACTGGGATTGA
- the glmM gene encoding phosphoglucosamine mutase produces the protein MRKYFGTDGIRGRANGVITPELALKVGQAAGLLFQRGEYRHRVVIGKDTRLSGYMIETALVAGFTSVGMDVLLLGPMPTPAVAMLTRSMRADLGVMISASHNPYEDNGIKLFGPDGFKLSDEVEHEIERLIDSDLQKRLSASADLGRAKRIESVHARYIEFAKRTLPRNITLDGLRVVVDCANGAAYRVAPETLWELGAEVIAIGTEPDGFNINRDVGSTAPDALVRKVRELRADIGIALDGDADRVLVVDEKGQRVDGDQLMAVVARSWKEDERLTQPGIVATIMSNLGLERYLGGLGLSLVRTAVGDRYVLEHMREHGYNLGGEQSGHIIMSDYATTGDGLVAALQLLTVVQRQKRPVSEVCHCFDPLPQVLKNVRYGAGEPLRKDSVVTAIEGARQRLGNAGRLVIRPSGTEPVIRVMAEGDDRDLVVEVVDEVVEALRKAAA, from the coding sequence TTGCGCAAGTACTTCGGAACCGACGGCATCCGGGGCCGGGCGAACGGCGTCATCACCCCGGAACTCGCCCTCAAGGTCGGACAGGCGGCCGGCCTGCTGTTCCAGCGCGGCGAGTACCGCCACCGGGTGGTGATCGGCAAGGACACCCGGCTGTCGGGCTACATGATCGAGACCGCCCTCGTCGCCGGCTTCACCTCGGTGGGCATGGACGTGCTGCTGCTCGGGCCGATGCCGACCCCCGCCGTCGCCATGCTCACGCGCTCCATGCGCGCCGATCTCGGCGTGATGATCTCCGCCTCCCACAACCCGTACGAGGATAACGGCATCAAGCTGTTCGGGCCGGACGGCTTCAAGCTCAGCGACGAGGTCGAGCACGAGATCGAGCGCCTGATCGATTCCGATCTCCAGAAGCGGCTGTCGGCATCCGCCGATCTCGGGCGCGCCAAGCGCATCGAGAGCGTGCATGCCCGCTACATCGAGTTCGCCAAGCGGACGCTGCCGCGCAACATCACCCTCGACGGGCTGCGCGTGGTGGTCGATTGCGCCAACGGCGCCGCCTATCGGGTGGCGCCCGAGACGCTCTGGGAGCTCGGCGCCGAGGTCATCGCCATCGGCACGGAGCCGGACGGCTTCAACATCAACCGCGACGTCGGCTCCACCGCGCCGGACGCGCTGGTGCGCAAGGTGCGCGAGCTGCGGGCCGATATCGGCATCGCCCTCGACGGCGATGCGGACCGGGTGCTGGTGGTGGACGAGAAGGGCCAGCGGGTGGACGGCGACCAGCTCATGGCCGTGGTCGCGCGCTCCTGGAAGGAGGACGAGCGGCTGACCCAGCCGGGGATCGTGGCGACGATCATGTCGAATCTCGGCCTCGAACGGTATCTCGGCGGCCTCGGCCTCAGCCTCGTGCGCACGGCGGTGGGCGACCGCTACGTGCTCGAGCACATGCGCGAGCACGGCTACAATCTGGGCGGCGAGCAGTCCGGCCACATCATCATGTCGGACTACGCCACGACGGGCGACGGGCTGGTCGCGGCGCTGCAGCTGCTCACCGTGGTGCAGCGCCAGAAGCGCCCCGTGAGCGAGGTATGCCACTGCTTCGACCCGCTGCCGCAGGTGCTGAAGAACGTGCGCTACGGGGCCGGGGAGCCGCTGCGGAAGGATTCCGTCGTCACCGCCATCGAGGGCGCCCGCCAGCGCCTCGGCAATGCCGGCCGCCTGGTGATCCGGCCATCCGGCACCGAGCCGGTGATCCGCGTGATGGCGGAGGGCGACGACCGCGACCTCGTGGTCGAGGTGGTCGACGAGGTGGTCGAGGCCCTGCGCAAGGCGGCGGCCTGA
- the eda gene encoding bifunctional 4-hydroxy-2-oxoglutarate aldolase/2-dehydro-3-deoxy-phosphogluconate aldolase: MTSPAESRLARLDALLTDAPVIPVITVPELAQAVPLARALVAGGIRTLEITLRTPVARDAARAIIAEVPEAVVGIGTVLTPHDLQAAHDLGARFALSPGATPELLREAAASDMAFMPGIATPSELMQVLEAGFRIAKFFPAVPAGGQAALKALAGPFPQARFCPTGGIGEADAKAWLALPNVVAVGGSWLAPEAEIRAGRFEAITERARRTLAGLA; this comes from the coding sequence ATGACGAGCCCTGCCGAATCCCGCCTTGCCCGCCTCGACGCGCTCCTCACTGACGCCCCGGTGATCCCGGTGATCACCGTGCCGGAGCTGGCGCAGGCCGTGCCGCTCGCCCGCGCCCTGGTGGCGGGCGGCATCCGCACGCTCGAGATCACCCTGCGCACGCCCGTCGCCCGGGACGCCGCGCGGGCGATCATCGCCGAGGTGCCGGAGGCGGTGGTCGGCATCGGCACGGTGCTGACGCCGCACGACCTGCAGGCCGCTCACGATCTCGGCGCCCGCTTTGCGCTGAGCCCTGGCGCCACGCCGGAGCTGCTGCGCGAAGCGGCCGCGAGCGACATGGCCTTCATGCCCGGCATCGCCACGCCCTCGGAGCTGATGCAGGTGCTGGAAGCGGGCTTTCGCATCGCCAAGTTCTTCCCCGCCGTGCCGGCCGGCGGCCAGGCGGCGCTCAAGGCCCTCGCGGGGCCCTTCCCGCAGGCCCGCTTCTGCCCGACGGGCGGCATCGGCGAGGCCGACGCCAAGGCATGGCTCGCGCTGCCGAACGTGGTGGCGGTCGGCGGCTCCTGGCTCGCGCCGGAGGCGGAGATCCGCGCGGGCCGCTTCGAGGCCATCACCGAGCGCGCAAGGCGCACGCTCGCCGGGCTGGCATGA
- a CDS encoding peptidoglycan -binding protein gives MASRLLRRERALNVWPGYVDALTTLLLSVVFLLTIFVTGQFFLSQEISGRDSVLDRLNRQIAELTDLLALERSGRRTLEETTAALRSNLQESETERRRLQDALTADQGAQGKATELGRQLDVEKGATNRALSQVELLSQQIAAMRQQLAALEEALAASETRDRESQARIADLGSRLNVALAQRVQELARYRSDFFGRLRQILGNRSDIRIVGDRFVLQSEVLFAAGQASLRAEAGPELDRIATAIRELNRQIPSDIPWVLRVDGHTDARPISSSAFPSNWALSAARAIAVVQYLVGRGIPPQHLLAGAFGEFQPIDTGTSDEAYARNRRIELKLTER, from the coding sequence ATGGCCAGCCGCCTTCTTCGCCGCGAGCGTGCCCTCAATGTCTGGCCGGGCTACGTCGACGCGCTCACCACGCTGCTGCTCTCGGTCGTCTTCCTGCTGACGATCTTCGTGACCGGCCAGTTCTTCCTCTCGCAGGAGATCTCGGGCCGGGACTCGGTGCTCGACCGGCTCAACCGCCAGATCGCCGAGCTTACCGACCTTCTGGCCCTCGAACGGTCCGGGCGTCGCACCCTGGAGGAGACGACCGCCGCGCTGCGGTCGAACCTCCAGGAATCGGAGACCGAGCGGCGGCGCCTCCAGGACGCCCTCACGGCCGATCAGGGCGCGCAGGGCAAGGCCACGGAGCTCGGGCGCCAGCTCGATGTCGAGAAGGGCGCGACCAACCGGGCGCTCTCGCAGGTCGAGCTTTTGAGCCAGCAGATCGCGGCCATGCGCCAGCAGCTCGCCGCGCTGGAGGAGGCGCTCGCCGCCTCCGAGACCCGCGACCGCGAGAGCCAGGCCCGCATCGCCGACCTCGGCAGCCGCCTCAACGTGGCCCTGGCCCAGCGCGTGCAGGAACTCGCCCGCTACCGCTCGGATTTCTTCGGGCGCCTGCGGCAGATCCTCGGCAACCGCTCCGACATCCGCATCGTCGGCGACCGCTTCGTGCTGCAATCCGAGGTGCTGTTCGCGGCGGGCCAAGCCTCGCTGCGCGCCGAGGCCGGCCCGGAGCTCGACCGCATCGCCACCGCGATCCGGGAACTCAACCGGCAGATCCCCTCCGACATTCCCTGGGTGCTGCGGGTCGACGGCCACACGGATGCGCGGCCGATCAGCTCCTCGGCCTTTCCGTCGAACTGGGCGCTCTCGGCCGCCCGCGCCATCGCGGTGGTGCAGTACCTGGTCGGCCGGGGCATCCCGCCCCAGCACCTCTTGGCCGGCGCCTTCGGCGAGTTCCAGCCCATCGACACCGGCACGTCCGACGAAGCCTATGCCCGCAACCGCCGCATCGAGCTCAAGCTGACGGAGCGCTGA